The nucleotide sequence ATCGTGAGTGTTTACACTGTTTTGTTGGGTTTTCTATTCGATCTAGCGTGATCTGCTTTGTTCGAAAATGCGTTTTAAAAGTGAAAATTATGCATCACCTCCTCTAGCAGCTTGCTAGGAAGTTCTGTTTATAAAATCTGCTGATAAAAAAGATGATGATAAGATATTAGTATATGTACTAATCTTTAGGTATGACAAGCCATTTATCATTTCATTTGCAATGTTACAACTTTTTAATGTGTAATGTTCTGTTCACATAACTGTGTATGCAACTGCTGACTTGTTCTACGACGCAAGGTCTTCGTTTGCTGTCAGCTACAGCACAGACATTAGAGTTGAAgctagataaatatattaattttatagtCAATCTTGGTTATGAGAGTGTCAAATTGTTAGAGCAAAACATTGCAAATATTTAAGCTTAAGAAGTTGCTTTTCTTTGAGAATGTTGCAACTTTATTTAAATTCATATGAGACATACATTGATAACAAATGTAAGTATTAACTAGTTTTTCAGGAAGTGAATTTTAAAATATCCTCATCTTGTTCAAACACATACATGTCTTTCTCATTCAAATTCACCCAAGCTTCAATTCCATCACCATATTTGTCATCAACTAGAGTCACCATTTCATGTACACGCCCCGCTTCACTCACCCAATGCGGCTTACCCCAACCAAAATCAGCCGCGTATACAGGAAACCGACACCAACTTGTAAAAATCGCAAACTTGTTTTGCTTTATTTCTTCACCAACCTCAGCGTAAGATGCAACTGCACGTGTGCATATCTCTTCATTACTCGCTTTCGAAATCCATTTCACAAAGTCCCTTGTTGTGTCTTCTATCAAGGCAACAAGATAAACATATTTGAATTCCATTTCATTTTGCTGAAAGCGAATTGAATAAGGAACCCACACGTTCCCAAACGATCTTTCTGATACCGGTGACCCTACCTTTCCCCTTAAACTAATCGCGGGGGCCAATAAGCCATTCATAAGGGTCCCACTTTTGACTTGGTCAATAGTCATAAGAGCCTTCCATATTAACGCAGACACTAACGTTACTCGACTATGTCTACGATTTGGTGAACCAGTTTTTTCTCTTAACATTGATATCGTATTCTTATTAAATACAAACCTTTTAGTCACTATTTTGGCATGTTTCTCGTCTGTATTCGAGATCCCAAGTGACGGGATTTGTTTCGGTGGGAAAACAGAGTCCAAGTTATCGAAAGAAGGAGAAAACGCACCATTGCTGACCCCTGTGCGGGTCATGCTAGCCCATTCGTTAGTAAACATGACTAGATTGTGCACATCAGTGACTTTATGTGAACCACTCACACCAATAACAATCGAACCACAGTCAAAGACGTTGACCTGGACCACTAGCAACGCCTGTGTGACATCATCTGGTACACCTATCAGCAATCTGATATGGTCAATTTTAGGAACTTGTTCAAGAAAATCATCCATTTTTATATTTACTTGAGTCTCCAAATACTTGACCCCTTGATCTTTACAATCAACTTCGAGCCCGTTTTCAGCGATTCTTCCGGCTAATGGGTAGAACAAAGTTAGCACCTTTGATAAAGAGTTGACCAGTTGCCCACGTGTATCTGAGATGTTAATCTCATTACTGGACTTATAGTACAAGACTAGGTTTATGTATGAAGATGCAGAAAGTTGATCGAACAACGATAGATTATACTTGCTTAAATTTTCAGGGGTTGACTTTGATGGTTTTATGATCTGGGTTGATTGAATCTTGACCTCCATGTTGTAGGCCAGGTAGTTATGAAGCTGATTGAAACAAATTCTTAAGAGGTAAGAGGTTGAAATAAATGAATAGGCAATTGTATTTAAAAGAGATGCAGGCTTTGACcaccttttgtttttttttttttttttttttttttttttttacttggtATATTAATTTTGTGTTGTTTTATTGATGAAAAGGTTCCACCAGATAAAAGCTAAATATTACCAACGTGTAAGGTAATGACTATGTTAGTACAGGTGACGattttgaccaaatttagtttTGAATGTATATTTTTACCTTTTGTTTTTTATTTCAAATGAGTCAAATATATAGCAGCTTACCTAAATTGAACATGTCAAATGGGTCAAACAGGCCTAACCCTATTTAAAATTACATCAAGTGTTAAAGAGAAGTTAATAATCCATGCTTTAAGCACCCTTTGTGATTGATTAACTACCAAGCCCTTCAATAGGTTCAGTAGGAACTATCTGAGTTTCGTAACTCGTCTTCGCTAACTGACATTCTTTAAATCATGGACATAATATCTTTTTCATCAGTTAcataaattatacggagtaatgCGATTAAATTAAACATATGGAAAAATATTATGACCAAGTAAAACTAGAAGTGAACAAATTATCAGTCGATGTTCAAACCTCATTAACTCAACTCTAATTGCTACTCCAAAAAATAATAatgcataaaaaaaaaaaaaaaaaaaaaaaaaaaaaagtacatgTGTTTTCTTCCCATAAGGGCTTGTTCCGAACGGAAAATAGaaattatttaaaattaaaaaaactATTAGGAATGCTAGtggattttgaattttttttttttaatgcctTGCTAGGAGGGCTACATAAAATAAAACCCTTGGGGCTTTATAAAATagaaactattttttttttaagttgtgatgtggtccagcggtggGTGGCTTGTTTCCTTtaggagaggtcaggagttcgacccccgttggctacatattaaaaaataCAATTTCACCTCTGCCATGAAGTACCCACCCATGACACCTTTTCCATATCGTTagggttgggggggggggggggggggggggtaggggtaaaggggagggggggttttacttggccgtgcctttggatcggtttcaaggtttcctcccgggcagcgatgggggcggggttaatatcgctgcatcggcatagtcgaaacgggagatgatcgcaacgggtagtAAAGTCCCCTCGGGTGATCtcaatcgctgttcaaaaaaaaaaataataatgatattggacTTTGATTTTTTTCCGGGTCTTATGATTTATGATTGTGATTAACTTGTTTCTCAAAtcttcgattatatatatatatatatatatatatatatatatatatatatatatatatatatatatatatatatataatagggaATATGTGGCTGTTATACATATAAGTTGGGTATAGAAATAACATTTTATTGGTTAAAAAACAAGTTGGGTGCACATTTTTCAAAGTTTTAAACTTTTCATAATTATATTAGAAGTGAAAAAGGTTATCATGGTGGGGAACCTTTAACCCCATGCAccctttgtgtagtgacccgaactttttcatgtttatatatattaattgagattgatatttacatgattaaatgtttccaacatgttaagcaatcaaacttgttaagacttgattaattgaaatatgtttcatatagacaattgaccacccaagttgaccggtgattcacgaacgttaaaacttgtaaaaactatatgatgacatatatatgaatatatatatagttaacatgatactatgataagtaaacatatcattaagtatattaacaatgaactacatatgtaaaaacaagactactaacttaatgatttttaaacgagacatatatgtaacgattatcgttgtaaagacatttaatgtatatatatcatattaagagatattcatacatgataatatcatgataatataataatttaaaatctcatttgatattataaacattgggttaacaacatttaacaagatcgttaacctaaaggtttcaaaacaacacttacatgtaacgactaacgatgacttaacgactcagttaaaatgtatatacatgtagtgttttaatatgtatttatacacttttgaaagacttcaatacacttatcaaaatacttctacttaacaaaaatgcttacaattacatcctcgttcagtttcatcaacaattctactcgtatgcacccgtattcgtactcgtacaatacacagcttttagatgtatgtactattggtatatacactccaatgatcagctcttagcagcccatgtgagtcacctaacacatgtgggaaccatcatttggcaactagcatgaaatatctcataaaattacaaaaatatgagtaatcattcatgacttatttacatgaaaacaaaattacatatcctttatatctaatccatacaccaacgaccaaaaacacctacaaacactttcattcttcaattttcttcatctaattgatctctctcaagttctatcttcaagttctaagtgttcttcataaattccaaaagttctagtttcataaaatcaagaatactttcaagtttgctagctcacttccaatcttgtaaggtgatcatccaacctcaagaaatctttgtttcttacagtaggttatcattctaatacaaggtaataatcatattcaaactttggttcaatttctataactataacaatcttatttcaagtgatgatcttacttgaacttgttttcgtgtcatgattctgcttcaagaacttcgagccatccaaggatccattgaagctagatccatttttctcttttccagtaggtttatccaaggaacttaaggtagtaatgatgttcataacatcattcgattcatacatataaagctatcttattcgaaggtttaaacttgtaatcactagaacatagtttagttaattctaaacttgttcgcaaacaaaagttaatccttctaacttgacttttaaaatcaactaaacacatgttctatatctatatgatatgctaacttaatgatttaaaacctggaaacacgaaaaacaccgtaaaaccggatttacgccgtcgtagtaacaccgcgggctgttttgggttagttaattaaaaactatgataaactttggatcggtttcaaggtttcctcccgggcagcgatgggggcggggttaatatcgctgcatcggcatagtcgaaacgggagatgatcgcaacgggtagtAAAGTCCCCTCGGGTGATCtcaatcgctgttcaaaaaaaataataataatgatattggacTTTGATTTTTTTCCGGGTCTTATGATTTATGATTGTGATTAACTTGTTTCTCAAAtcttcgattatatatatatatatatatatatatatatatatataatagggaATATGTGGCTGTTATACATATAAGTTGGGTATAGAAATAACATTTTATTGGTTAAAAAACAAGTTGGGTGCACATTTTTCAAAGTTTTAAACTTTTCATAATTATATTAGAAGTGAAAAAGGTTATCATGGTGGGGAACCTTTAACCCCATGCAccctttgtgtagtgacccgaactttttcatgtttatatatattaattgagattgatatttacatgattaaatgtttccaacatgttaagcaatcaaacttgttaagacttgattaattgaaatatgtttcatatagacaattgaccacccaagttgaccggtgattcacgaacgttaaaacttgtaaaaactatatgatgacatatatatgaatatatatatagttaacatgatactatgataagtaaacatatcattaagtatattaacaatgaactacatatgtaaaaacaagactactaacttaatgatttttaaacgagacatatatgtaacgattatcgttgtaaagacatttaatgtatatatatcatattaagagatattcatacatgataatatcatgataatataataatttaaaatctcatttgatattataaacattgggttaacaacatttaacaagatcgttaacctaaaggtttcaaaacaacacttacatgtaacgactaacgatgacttaacgactcagttaaaatgtatatacatgtagtgttttaatatgtatttatacacttttgaaagacttcaatacacttatcaaaatacttctacttaacaaaaatgcttacaattacatcctcgttcagtttcatcaacaattctactcgtatgcacccgtattcgtactcgtacaatacacagcttttagatgtatgtactattggtatatacactccaatgatcagctcttagcagcccatgtgagtcacctaacacatgtgggaaccatcatttggcaactagcatgaaatatctcataaaattacaaaaatatgagtaatcattcatgacttatttacatgaaaacaaaattacatatcctttatatctaatccatacaccaacgaccaaaaacacctacaaacactttcattcttcaattttcttcatctaattgatctctctcaagttctatcttcaagttctaagtgtttttcataaattccaaaagttttagtttcataaaatcaagaatactttcaagtttgctagctcacttccaatcttgtaaggtgatcatccaacctcaagaaatctttgtttcttacagtaggttatcattctaatacaaggtaataatcatattcaaactttggttcaatttctataactataacaatcttatttcaagtgatgatcttacttgaacttgttttcgtgtcatgattctgcttcaagaacttcgagccatccaaggatccattgaagctagatccatttttctcttttccagtaggtttatccaaggaacttaaggtagtaatgatgttcataacatcattcgattcatacatataaagctatcttattcgaaggtttaaacttgtaatcactagaacatagtttagttaattctaaacttgttcgcaaacaaaagttaatccttctaacttgacttttaaaatcaactaaacacatgttctatatctatatgatatgctaacttaatgatttaaaacctggaaacacgaaaaacaccgtaaaaccggatttacgccgtcgtagtaacaccgcgggctgttttgggttagttaattaaaaactatgataaactttgatttaaaagttgttattctgagaaaatgatttttattatgaacatgaaactatatccaaaaattatggttaaactcaaagtggaagtatgttttctaaaatggtcatctagacgtcgttctttcgactgaaatgactacctttacaaaaacgacttgtaacttatttttccgactataaacctatactttttctgtttagattcataaaatagagttcaatatgaaaccatagcaatttgattcactcaaaacggatttaaaatgaagaagttatgggtaaaacaagattggataatttttctcattttagctacgtgaaaattggtaacaaatctattccaaccataacttaatcaacttgtattgtatattatgtaatcttgagataccatagacacgtatacaatgtttcgacctatcatgtcgacacatctatatatatttcggaacaaccatagacactctatatgtgaatgttggagttagctatacagggttgaggttgatttcaaaatatatatagtttgagttgtgatcaatactgagatacgtatacactgggtcgtggattgattcaagataatatttatcgatttatttctgtacatctaactgtggacaactagttgtaggttactaacgaggacagctgacttaataaacttaaaacatcaaaatatattaaaagtgttgtaaatatattttgaacatactttgatatatatgtatatattgttataggttcgtgaatcaaccagtggccaagtcttacttcccgacgaagtaaaaatctgtgaaagtgagttatagtcccacttttaaaatctaatatttttgggatgagaatacatgcaggttttataaatgatttacaaaatagacacaagtacgtgaaactacattctatggttgaattatcgaaatcgaatatgcccctttttattaagtctggtaatctaagaattagggaacagacaccctaattgacgcgaatcctaaagatagatctattgggcctaacaaaccccatccaaagtaccggatgctttagtacttcgaaatttatatcatatccgaagggtgtcccggaatgatggggatattcttatatatgcatcttgttaatgtcggttaccaggtgttcaccatatgaatgatttttatctctatgtatgggatgtatattgaaatatgaaatcttgtggtctattgttacaatttgatatatataggttaaacctataactcaccaacatttttgttgacgtttaaagcatgtttattctcaggtgaatactaagagctttcgctattgcatactaaaataaggacaagatttggagtccatgtttgtttgatactgtgtaaaaactgcattcaagaaactgatttcgatgtaacatatttgtattgtaaactattatgtaatggtcgtgtgtaaacaggatattttagattatcattatttgataatctacgtaaagctttttaaacctttatttatgaaataaaggttatggtttgttttaaaaatgaatgcagtctttgaaaaacgtctcatatagaggtcaaaacctcgcaacgaaatcaattaatatggaacgtttttaatcaataagaacgggacatttcagttggtattcgagcgttggtcttagagaaccataattttgcattagtgtgtcttatcgagtttgttaggatgcattagtgagtctggacttcgaccgtgtttacttgaaaaatgattgcttaacaaattttgttggaaactatatatttttaacatgtgaatattatgtgatatattaatctcttaacgcgtttgatattatgtgatagatgtctacctctagaacaagtcccattgactcacctaataataatgaagagtcaaatgtaaattggaatgattcgtggactgattcacaagttcccgaagaggaaccggaagaagaatcggaaccggaagaagaatcggaaccggatgaagaaatagaaccggtgggggaaataataaaacggttaagtaaaagaaaatcctcaaccaaccgaccaaggttaattatggtcaatggtgtttccgccaaggaagcaaaatattgggaggattaccaattcttcgatgaatcggattccgacgagaattccgatgatgttatagaaattaccccaactgaatttaaaaaggcaaaagaaaataataagggaaagggcataaaaatagagaaatctaattccaaccccgatgaactttatatgtatcgtcaacccccgaagtccttaagttgtaacaatgacccgggaacctctaaaccaccaggtttttctaaaccaatgtggatcacgacggctcgtattaggggaacatcatatatccctagaaacttggcaaaacgaaccaaaaccgaagaagaagaaacaagcgagtcggaataagatagttgtattcgtgtggtgtaatatatgtaatatagtgtgcttatgctttatgatatatgtaaaaattgcttgtattaataagtattttttttatgaatctaactcttatctattttacaatataaaaacacaaaatggatagacaacccaatattttaagagacctacccggagacatgattgatgaaatcttgtctagagtcggtcagaattcttcggcacaactatttaaggcgagatcagtttgtaagacattcgaagaacgttccaagaatgccttggtttataaaaggctttcgttcggaagatgggggatatcacattgggaaatccataagttacgatgtgtttactttgacgcatatattgcggggaacccaaatgctattttacgcaatgggttaagaaattattttgactcaatatatccgaatattggacttcgtgatttagaaaaagcggctaacatgcaacataaagaagcatgttatgcttacggattagtaatgttcgcttctcaccaaagtgagaacaagaacatcgggctacaactattaaacaaaacgttcccacaagtgacggagtcggtaattggggtaagaaatgaggtttttagattgttacgggactgttggacattacgtaaccctcgtccctttgacgacgttacaacacgctgtcttatcaacggccataacggttatgttccacaagaccaaggatgggaagtaatcctagtaaaaccagaatgcatgacttgtttctggacgtatgaattacgtgtctttattgcctttgctgaacgacttgtgtactagctagaattatcttcacaaccatcttgtatcaaatttattgtgtgctatatttcatgctatatgtaaaataagcggtattgtaagtttgtaaaatattgtgtaaaagtttgaacgcgaaatattattataatcagtttttcatataaaattgtagtagttgaattgtatattagctactaagtatgaacttaacgggtaggtactacccgaatttaaacttataaaacgctaatatgaagaaaaagcttttataaatgagttcatattatgctacgaaatactattaactactcttaatattctgtatgattaacttgttccatttgactattttgaaggaaatggcaccgactactcgacacaccgtgaatatgaatgaagaggaatttcgtacttttctagcttcaaacatagccgcagtaca is from Rutidosis leptorrhynchoides isolate AG116_Rl617_1_P2 chromosome 10, CSIRO_AGI_Rlap_v1, whole genome shotgun sequence and encodes:
- the LOC139872790 gene encoding limonoid 21-O-acetyltransferse-like — encoded protein: MEVKIQSTQIIKPSKSTPENLSKYNLSLFDQLSASSYINLVLYYKSSNEINISDTRGQLVNSLSKVLTLFYPLAGRIAENGLEVDCKDQGVKYLETQVNIKMDDFLEQVPKIDHIRLLIGVPDDVTQALLVVQVNVFDCGSIVIGVSGSHKVTDVHNLVMFTNEWASMTRTGVSNGAFSPSFDNLDSVFPPKQIPSLGISNTDEKHAKIVTKRFVFNKNTISMLREKTGSPNRRHSRVTLVSALIWKALMTIDQVKSGTLMNGLLAPAISLRGKVGSPVSERSFGNVWVPYSIRFQQNEMEFKYVYLVALIEDTTRDFVKWISKASNEEICTRAVASYAEVGEEIKQNKFAIFTSWCRFPVYAADFGWGKPHWVSEAGRVHEMVTLVDDKYGDGIEAWVNLNEKDMYVFEQDEDILKFTS